One window of the Nocardia huaxiensis genome contains the following:
- a CDS encoding BTAD domain-containing putative transcriptional regulator, translating to MVSIEVLGALRVRVNGDPAPLRGPMQGAVLARLVVAAGEVVSADRLIDDLWQGEPPPKATAALQAHISYLRRALEPDRPPRAPARVLVSRTPGYTLHLPVTAVDVWHFEHLLAQAAAESDPRTRHRDLGAALALWQGAAYTPYADAPWAAAESDRLTDLRWTALEHQAAAALDLGRPDEAATLLHRLADTHPEREEAVRLLALARYRQGRQLAALETLRKVRTHLNTEYGVDPSPPLRALESAILAHAPELDYTPPTARPYETVDSSGGAGTATPGPTDPAPGSVSSYVRGAVRNLSRESTSPAPLADEVGAGYVAERAGLLAAAGEARAGRSRVVWVEGEAGAGKTTLVSDVARLLQAEGWVVVTGHCPEVDGAPAAWAWIELCGELAGAGAAGAVGSRAAGLVASHGVARSEAASGVEGIETVGVSGVDATPFGLARAVADGCGERGVAGPVVVVLEDAHRADSATLQILRQVVAWSAGAPVLFVVTLRGSEAGEELRATSAALAAVTAGRWELGGLDVEAVRDVMVAVGLAGIDEATAVLVRDRTGGNPMFVRELAKLAAAEGDLLAVPAGVRDVLQRRIARLPAEAARLLRFIAVWGGEVGFDELVELAGESEETLVDLVDTAVVAGLLRLGHGGRIHFWHALTRDTVYDGIPALRRGRMHWAALGVAARSPQPELDALAHHAIAGATPATAEQALVHVTAAARHCVERRAHPDARALWSAALDLHLLAGHDRSTAERRHRLAVLETRCALVAGLAYSGNDTAARTQRQFALDLAETLAADMPPLVDAETGCAEPDPVAFALASWRAPLIWGTRDKRLTDTRIVEALGAALARPLPAATRVRLLVATVFEVEGDDDPLAFAASAEAIALSRTLDDPELLCAALNARAFLALGPDLWEEREPLTAELLTVSTESGLVEFQAVAHFMSCLIACGANDLVGARAAVERGLECASGGQLRQMLVVLSAYSAVLALLRGELAEAERIYTRCSAEMVASGTANGAELMVAAGMALNWARGDLSGLVEPMAAIHAEAADVMPYPYALSLLHAGEPERARKVFRAAGPLKRDHYWSVMTVFRARAAIHLGEPHAIADCYRDMLPRSGTMAGLDTGSVVYGPMDTILAELAQALGDFTAVADHRARAAEVERRIRLQLDELDG from the coding sequence GTGGTGTCGATCGAAGTCCTCGGTGCGCTGCGGGTGCGCGTCAATGGCGACCCCGCGCCGCTGCGCGGCCCCATGCAGGGCGCGGTGCTGGCGCGCCTGGTCGTGGCCGCCGGTGAAGTGGTCTCCGCCGACCGCCTCATCGACGACCTCTGGCAGGGCGAACCGCCCCCCAAGGCCACCGCCGCTCTCCAGGCTCACATCTCCTACCTGCGCCGCGCCCTGGAACCGGACCGCCCGCCCCGAGCCCCCGCCCGCGTCCTCGTCTCCCGCACGCCCGGCTACACCCTCCACCTCCCCGTGACCGCCGTGGACGTGTGGCACTTCGAACACCTGCTGGCACAGGCCGCCGCCGAATCCGACCCGCGAACCCGCCACCGCGACCTCGGCGCGGCCCTCGCCCTCTGGCAGGGTGCCGCGTACACCCCCTACGCCGATGCGCCCTGGGCGGCCGCGGAATCCGACCGCCTCACCGATCTGCGCTGGACCGCACTGGAACACCAGGCCGCGGCCGCCCTGGATCTCGGCCGCCCCGACGAAGCCGCCACCCTCCTGCACCGCCTGGCCGACACCCACCCCGAACGCGAGGAAGCCGTCCGCCTCCTGGCCCTGGCCCGCTACCGCCAAGGCCGCCAACTGGCAGCCCTGGAAACCCTCCGCAAAGTCCGCACCCACCTCAACACCGAATACGGCGTAGACCCCAGCCCACCCCTGCGCGCCCTGGAATCCGCGATCCTCGCCCACGCACCGGAATTGGACTACACCCCACCCACCGCCCGCCCGTACGAAACAGTCGACAGTTCGGGTGGCGCCGGAACCGCCACCCCGGGCCCGACGGACCCCGCACCGGGATCGGTCTCCTCCTACGTCCGCGGTGCCGTCCGAAACTTGTCGCGGGAGTCGACGTCACCGGCACCGCTTGCGGACGAGGTCGGTGCCGGATATGTGGCGGAGCGGGCCGGGTTGCTCGCGGCGGCGGGGGAGGCTCGGGCGGGGCGGAGCCGGGTGGTGTGGGTGGAAGGGGAGGCCGGGGCCGGAAAGACCACGCTGGTAAGCGATGTCGCGAGGCTGCTCCAGGCGGAGGGGTGGGTTGTGGTGACGGGGCACTGTCCGGAGGTGGATGGTGCGCCTGCGGCCTGGGCGTGGATCGAGCTGTGCGGCGAGTTGGCGGGTGCCGGAGCTGCCGGGGCCGTGGGAAGCCGGGCTGCCGGGCTTGTGGCGAGCCACGGGGTTGCGCGAAGCGAGGCGGCCAGTGGTGTGGAAGGCATTGAGACTGTGGGGGTTTCGGGGGTAGATGCGACGCCGTTCGGGTTGGCTCGGGCGGTGGCGGACGGGTGTGGTGAGCGAGGGGTGGCGGGGCCGGTGGTGGTGGTGCTGGAGGACGCGCATCGGGCGGACAGCGCCACGTTGCAGATTTTGCGGCAGGTGGTGGCGTGGTCGGCGGGGGCGCCGGTGTTGTTCGTGGTGACATTGCGGGGGTCGGAGGCTGGGGAGGAGTTGCGGGCCACCTCGGCGGCGCTGGCGGCGGTGACCGCTGGGCGGTGGGAGTTGGGTGGGCTCGATGTGGAGGCTGTCCGGGACGTGATGGTGGCTGTGGGGTTGGCCGGAATCGATGAGGCGACAGCGGTTTTGGTGCGGGATCGCACGGGTGGGAATCCGATGTTCGTGCGGGAGCTGGCGAAACTGGCTGCGGCGGAAGGGGATCTGCTGGCAGTGCCTGCCGGAGTGCGGGATGTGTTGCAGCGCAGGATCGCCCGGCTGCCTGCGGAGGCGGCGCGGCTGCTGCGGTTCATCGCGGTGTGGGGCGGGGAGGTGGGATTCGACGAGTTGGTGGAGCTGGCCGGTGAATCCGAGGAGACGCTGGTCGATCTGGTGGATACGGCTGTGGTGGCGGGGCTGCTGCGGCTCGGGCACGGCGGGCGAATCCACTTCTGGCATGCGCTGACTCGTGACACCGTCTACGACGGCATTCCCGCCCTGCGACGTGGGCGCATGCACTGGGCGGCGCTGGGTGTGGCCGCGCGTTCGCCGCAGCCGGAGCTGGATGCGCTGGCCCATCACGCCATTGCGGGGGCGACGCCCGCGACCGCCGAACAGGCTCTCGTCCATGTGACCGCCGCGGCGCGGCACTGTGTGGAGCGGCGCGCCCACCCGGATGCTCGCGCCCTCTGGTCCGCCGCGCTCGACCTGCACCTGCTGGCCGGTCACGACCGGTCGACCGCCGAGCGCCGGCATCGCCTCGCGGTGCTGGAGACCCGCTGCGCGCTGGTGGCCGGTCTCGCCTACAGCGGCAACGACACCGCCGCCCGCACCCAGCGGCAATTCGCGCTGGACCTGGCGGAGACACTCGCGGCGGACATGCCACCGCTTGTCGACGCCGAAACCGGATGTGCTGAGCCGGATCCCGTCGCGTTCGCCTTGGCCAGCTGGCGTGCGCCGCTCATCTGGGGCACGCGGGACAAGCGGCTGACCGACACTCGGATCGTCGAGGCGCTCGGGGCGGCGCTGGCGCGTCCGCTGCCTGCTGCGACGCGGGTGCGGTTGCTGGTGGCAACGGTTTTCGAGGTGGAGGGCGACGATGATCCGCTGGCCTTCGCGGCCTCCGCGGAGGCCATTGCGCTGTCGCGGACCCTGGATGATCCTGAATTGCTTTGTGCCGCACTGAATGCGCGCGCGTTCCTGGCGCTCGGTCCGGATCTCTGGGAGGAGCGCGAGCCGTTGACCGCCGAGCTGCTCACGGTGTCCACCGAGTCGGGGCTCGTCGAGTTCCAGGCGGTCGCCCACTTCATGAGCTGTTTGATCGCCTGTGGCGCAAATGATCTGGTGGGTGCGCGGGCGGCGGTCGAGCGCGGGCTGGAGTGTGCGTCCGGTGGGCAGCTGCGGCAAATGCTGGTGGTGTTGTCGGCGTATTCCGCGGTACTGGCCTTGCTGCGCGGTGAGCTCGCGGAAGCGGAGCGGATCTACACCCGGTGCAGCGCCGAGATGGTGGCCTCCGGGACGGCCAATGGCGCGGAGTTGATGGTCGCGGCCGGCATGGCCTTGAACTGGGCGCGCGGCGACCTGTCCGGCCTGGTGGAGCCCATGGCGGCCATTCACGCGGAGGCGGCCGATGTCATGCCGTACCCCTACGCGCTGTCCCTGCTGCACGCCGGCGAACCCGAGCGCGCCCGGAAGGTGTTCCGCGCCGCGGGACCGCTCAAGCGCGATCACTACTGGTCCGTCATGACGGTGTTCCGCGCGCGGGCCGCGATCCATCTCGGCGAACCGCATGCCATCGCCGACTGCTACCGGGACATGCTCCCCAGGTCGGGCACGATGGCGGGCCTCGACACCGGTTCGGTGGTCTACGGTCCGATGGACACGATCCTGGCCGAATTGGCCCAAGCCCTGGGCGATTTCACGGCCGTGGCGGACCATCGCGCCCGAGCGGCGGAGGTCGAGCGGCGAATCCGGTTGCAGCTCGACGAACTCGACGGCTGA
- a CDS encoding MFS transporter codes for MTSGTVTRTPDEIPTDTSTSKRWWALGVIALAQLMVVLDATIVTISLPYAQADLKISEGDKQWVLTAYTLIFGGLLLLGGRLADYLGRRRIFLIGLIGFAAASALAGLAQNAGQLFAGRGLQGAFGALLAPAALSLVSVTFTEAKERAKAFGVFAGVSAGGAAIGLIAGGALTEYADWRWCLLVNTPVALLAFVGALAVVIKDVPAPRTGGYDLPGAITATLGLVSVVYGFSRAAEAGWGAGSTLALLIAGAALLIAFVVIESRSSNPLLPLRIPGEINRGGSFLVALLTPIAMFAMFLNLTYYLQATLGYSALKAGVAFLPFPIGIVIAAGVTSALLPRIGPRPIMLTGAVLGMAGLLYLAQLEFGDTYGVSVLPAMVLIALGMGAIFVAMQTTALHQVDDEDSGVASALLNAAQQVGGSIGTALLTTISVQVAERFATDNAGMDNLMARAAIHSYDVSFYIGAGFFLLAIPIIAFMIRDKPANLLEGPVHVGV; via the coding sequence ATGACATCCGGGACGGTGACGCGCACACCCGACGAAATACCTACCGACACAAGCACTTCCAAGCGATGGTGGGCGCTGGGGGTGATCGCTCTGGCGCAGCTGATGGTGGTGCTGGACGCCACCATCGTCACGATCTCGCTGCCCTACGCCCAGGCCGATCTGAAGATCAGCGAAGGCGACAAGCAGTGGGTGCTGACCGCCTACACGCTGATCTTCGGCGGCCTGCTGCTGCTCGGCGGACGGCTCGCCGACTACCTCGGACGCCGCCGCATCTTCCTGATCGGGCTGATCGGCTTCGCCGCGGCCTCCGCGCTGGCCGGGCTCGCGCAGAACGCCGGGCAATTGTTCGCCGGGCGCGGACTGCAGGGCGCGTTCGGTGCGCTGCTGGCTCCGGCGGCGCTGTCGCTGGTGTCGGTGACGTTCACCGAGGCCAAGGAACGCGCCAAGGCGTTCGGCGTCTTCGCGGGCGTGTCCGCGGGCGGCGCGGCCATCGGGCTCATCGCGGGCGGCGCGCTCACCGAATACGCCGACTGGCGCTGGTGCCTGCTGGTGAACACGCCCGTCGCGCTGCTGGCCTTCGTGGGTGCGCTGGCCGTCGTCATCAAGGATGTGCCCGCGCCGCGCACCGGCGGCTACGACCTGCCCGGGGCGATCACCGCCACGCTCGGATTGGTATCCGTCGTCTACGGATTCAGCCGGGCGGCGGAGGCCGGCTGGGGTGCGGGCAGCACGCTGGCCCTGCTCATCGCCGGCGCCGCGCTGTTGATCGCCTTCGTGGTGATCGAGAGCCGGTCCTCGAATCCGCTACTGCCGCTGCGTATTCCGGGTGAGATCAATCGAGGCGGGTCGTTCCTGGTGGCCTTGCTGACGCCGATCGCCATGTTCGCCATGTTCCTGAACCTGACCTACTACCTGCAGGCCACGCTCGGATATTCGGCGCTGAAAGCGGGAGTCGCGTTCCTGCCCTTCCCGATCGGCATCGTGATCGCGGCCGGTGTCACCAGTGCGCTGCTGCCCAGGATCGGTCCGCGGCCGATCATGCTCACCGGTGCGGTCCTGGGCATGGCGGGGCTGCTCTACCTGGCACAACTCGAGTTCGGTGACACCTACGGGGTGAGCGTGCTGCCCGCCATGGTGCTCATCGCACTCGGCATGGGCGCGATCTTCGTGGCCATGCAGACCACCGCGCTGCACCAGGTCGACGACGAGGACTCCGGCGTGGCCAGCGCCCTGCTGAATGCCGCCCAGCAGGTCGGCGGCTCCATCGGCACGGCTCTGCTCACGACCATCTCGGTGCAGGTCGCGGAACGTTTCGCCACCGACAACGCGGGCATGGACAACCTCATGGCTCGCGCCGCCATCCACAGTTACGACGTGTCCTTCTACATCGGTGCGGGGTTCTTCCTGCTCGCGATTCCCATCATCGCCTTCATGATTCGCGACAAGCCGGCCAATCTGCTGGAAGGTCCTGTGCACGTGGGCGTCTGA
- a CDS encoding hemerythrin domain-containing protein: MPTTTSEPNLLGMRLAHRAMIADAARFATLTRDIAGGKTDCPASRAEAISVYLHLLCDSIHHHHSIEDEVLWPLLRTAADGAVDLRELEDDHAQLDPLLEEIRRDAQAFTRAAHGSADRLADRLRQLDALLTEHIADEENTVFPVITRYLTAEQWNRVEAAARDGAKMSFELPRMFGMCTPEEWASATAEGGIMLRLMLRVFRRGYRRRERAIAGTPR, encoded by the coding sequence ATGCCTACCACGACATCCGAGCCGAACCTGCTGGGCATGCGGCTCGCCCACCGGGCCATGATCGCCGACGCCGCCCGCTTCGCCACCCTCACCCGCGACATCGCCGGCGGCAAGACGGACTGCCCGGCCTCACGTGCGGAGGCCATCAGCGTCTACCTGCATCTGCTGTGTGACTCCATCCACCATCATCACAGCATCGAGGACGAGGTGCTGTGGCCACTGCTGCGAACGGCCGCCGACGGCGCGGTCGACCTCCGCGAACTCGAGGACGACCACGCCCAGCTCGACCCGCTGCTGGAAGAGATCCGCCGCGACGCGCAAGCCTTCACACGTGCGGCCCACGGCTCCGCGGACCGGCTCGCCGACCGGTTGCGGCAACTCGACGCCCTGCTCACCGAACACATCGCCGACGAGGAGAACACGGTCTTCCCCGTCATCACCCGATATCTCACCGCCGAGCAGTGGAACAGGGTCGAAGCCGCCGCCCGCGACGGCGCGAAGATGAGCTTCGAACTGCCGCGCATGTTCGGCATGTGCACTCCCGAGGAATGGGCGAGCGCCACCGCCGAGGGCGGAATCATGCTGAGACTCATGCTCCGCGTGTTCAGGCGCGGCTACCGGCGACGTGAACGAGCCATCGCGGGTACGCCGCGCTGA
- the metX gene encoding homoserine O-acetyltransferase MetX, which translates to MTVSIESSTSRPAAEVLLPPADGTLGSIAIGDVELENGSVIPDVTLAVQRWGELSANADNVVLIEHALTGDSHVVGPADVHHAQAGWWDGVVGPGAAIDTREWCVIATNVLGGCKGSTGPSSLAADGKPWGARFPEITIRDQVHAEQKLFDLLGIDRLAAVVGGSMGGMRVLEWMVGAPERVGAALVLAVGARATADQIGTQTTQIAVIKADPDWQGGNYHGSDRAPMTGMGLARRIAHLTYRTEGELDHRFENHAQGDENPWDGGRYAVQSYLEYQADKLISRFDPATYVLLTEAMNRHDVGRGRGGIEAALASTLVPCVVGGVDSDRLYPLRTQQELADLLPGCKGLEIVRSRDGHDGFLTETEAVGKLMVETMDLARTARAARR; encoded by the coding sequence TTGACCGTGAGCATCGAATCGAGCACCTCCCGGCCGGCGGCGGAAGTCCTGCTTCCGCCGGCGGACGGCACGCTCGGCAGCATCGCTATCGGGGATGTGGAGCTCGAGAACGGGTCGGTCATCCCCGACGTCACCCTGGCCGTACAGCGGTGGGGCGAACTCTCGGCGAACGCGGACAACGTGGTGCTCATCGAGCACGCGCTGACCGGCGACTCGCATGTGGTGGGTCCCGCCGACGTGCATCACGCGCAGGCCGGCTGGTGGGACGGCGTGGTCGGGCCGGGTGCGGCGATCGACACCCGCGAATGGTGTGTCATCGCCACCAATGTGCTCGGCGGTTGCAAGGGCAGCACCGGGCCGTCCTCGCTGGCGGCAGACGGAAAGCCTTGGGGCGCACGGTTTCCCGAGATCACCATCCGGGATCAGGTGCACGCCGAGCAGAAGCTGTTCGACCTGCTCGGCATCGACCGGCTGGCCGCGGTGGTCGGCGGGTCCATGGGCGGCATGCGGGTGCTCGAATGGATGGTCGGCGCGCCCGAGCGGGTCGGCGCGGCACTCGTGCTGGCCGTCGGCGCGCGCGCCACGGCCGACCAGATCGGCACGCAGACAACGCAGATCGCCGTCATCAAGGCCGATCCGGACTGGCAGGGCGGCAACTATCACGGCAGTGATCGCGCCCCGATGACCGGCATGGGCCTGGCGCGGCGCATCGCGCACCTGACCTACCGCACCGAGGGCGAGCTCGACCATCGCTTCGAGAACCACGCCCAGGGGGATGAGAACCCTTGGGACGGTGGGCGTTACGCGGTGCAGAGCTACCTGGAGTACCAGGCCGACAAGCTCATCTCGCGCTTCGATCCGGCCACCTACGTGCTGCTCACCGAGGCCATGAACCGGCACGACGTGGGCCGCGGGCGCGGCGGCATCGAGGCCGCGCTGGCCTCGACGCTGGTGCCGTGCGTGGTGGGCGGCGTGGATTCGGATCGGCTGTATCCGCTGCGCACGCAGCAGGAGCTGGCGGATCTGCTGCCCGGCTGTAAGGGGCTGGAGATCGTGCGGTCCCGGGACGGGCACGACGGGTTCCTCACCGAGACCGAGGCGGTGGGCAAGC
- a CDS encoding TetR/AcrR family transcriptional regulator encodes MPESTHADLLERPRPGLRERKKQQTRARIIDVALELCDAHGFDATTVEQIADAADVSPRTINRYFASKEDIVIAPIAEWGTALADHLRAEPVTGNELQALMNAFLAVIDGVIERDEPLPFRWFQQMQRIIRGSAAVRAYSLDAAEHKTEQVTAAVAERLGAAVDSLPVRLVVSTWHTIMRVGTECEDQTPECLTTSARGMADAVVDAYHEFVRTCAAPSVSGPTSESGPSAR; translated from the coding sequence ATGCCCGAGTCGACGCACGCCGATCTGCTGGAACGCCCCAGGCCGGGGCTGCGCGAACGCAAGAAGCAGCAGACCCGCGCGCGCATCATCGATGTGGCGCTGGAGCTCTGCGACGCCCACGGCTTCGACGCCACCACCGTCGAGCAGATCGCCGACGCCGCCGATGTCTCGCCCCGCACGATCAATCGCTACTTCGCGAGCAAGGAAGACATCGTCATCGCCCCCATCGCAGAATGGGGCACCGCGCTTGCCGACCACTTGCGCGCCGAACCCGTCACCGGGAATGAACTCCAGGCGCTGATGAACGCCTTCCTCGCCGTCATCGACGGCGTCATCGAACGCGACGAACCGCTGCCGTTCCGCTGGTTCCAGCAAATGCAGCGCATCATTCGCGGCAGCGCCGCCGTGCGCGCGTACAGCCTCGACGCCGCCGAGCACAAGACCGAACAGGTCACCGCGGCCGTGGCCGAACGCCTGGGCGCGGCCGTCGACTCGCTGCCCGTGCGCCTGGTGGTCAGCACCTGGCACACCATCATGCGAGTCGGCACGGAATGCGAGGACCAGACCCCGGAATGCCTCACCACCTCGGCGCGCGGCATGGCCGACGCCGTGGTCGACGCCTACCACGAATTCGTGCGGACCTGCGCCGCGCCCAGTGTGTCCGGCCCCACTTCGGAATCCGGGCCTTCCGCCCGTTAG
- a CDS encoding bifunctional o-acetylhomoserine/o-acetylserine sulfhydrylase: MSDSTAPTNPADWSFETRQIHAGQAPDAATGARALPIYQTTSYAFRDTDHAAALFGLAEPGNIYTRIMNPTQDVVEQRIAALEGGVAALLLASGQAAETYAILNLAQAGDHIVASPHLYGGTYNLLHYSLPKLGIEVSFVEDPDDLEQWKAAVRPNTKAFYGETVANPSSSILDIPGIAEVAHAAGVPLIVDNTVATPYLIQPLQHGADIVVHSATKYLGGHGSAVAGVIVDGGTFDWTVEDAEGNSRFPGFTTPDPSYHGVVFAELGAPAFALKARVQLLRDLGAAVAPFNAFLIAQGIETLSLRVERHVANAQAVAEFLTQQPGVEKVYYAGLSDSPWHARGKQLAPKGVGAIVSFELAGGVDAGKKFVDALVLHSHVANIGDVRSLVIHPASTTHAQLTPAEQLASGVTPGLVRLAVGIEGIDDILADLRAGLTAAAS, encoded by the coding sequence ATGAGTGACTCGACCGCGCCCACGAATCCGGCCGACTGGTCCTTCGAGACCAGGCAGATCCACGCCGGGCAAGCGCCCGATGCGGCCACCGGGGCCCGCGCACTGCCGATCTACCAGACCACCTCGTATGCCTTCCGCGACACCGACCACGCCGCCGCGCTGTTCGGGCTCGCCGAGCCGGGCAATATCTACACCCGCATCATGAACCCGACCCAGGACGTGGTGGAACAGCGCATCGCCGCCCTCGAAGGCGGTGTGGCGGCCCTGCTGCTGGCCTCCGGGCAGGCGGCGGAAACCTACGCGATCCTGAACCTGGCGCAGGCCGGGGATCACATCGTGGCCAGCCCGCACCTGTACGGCGGCACCTACAACCTGCTGCACTACTCGCTGCCCAAACTGGGCATCGAGGTCAGCTTCGTCGAGGATCCGGACGATCTGGAGCAGTGGAAGGCCGCGGTGCGCCCGAACACCAAGGCTTTCTACGGCGAGACCGTCGCGAACCCGAGCAGCTCGATTCTGGACATCCCGGGCATCGCCGAGGTCGCGCACGCGGCGGGCGTGCCGTTGATCGTGGACAACACGGTCGCGACGCCGTATCTGATCCAGCCGCTGCAGCACGGCGCCGACATCGTGGTGCACTCGGCCACCAAGTACCTGGGCGGGCACGGTTCGGCCGTGGCCGGAGTGATCGTGGACGGCGGCACCTTCGACTGGACGGTCGAGGACGCCGAGGGCAATTCCCGCTTCCCCGGTTTCACCACGCCCGATCCCAGCTACCACGGTGTGGTATTCGCCGAACTCGGCGCGCCGGCATTCGCGCTGAAGGCGCGCGTGCAGTTGCTGCGTGACCTCGGCGCGGCCGTCGCGCCGTTCAACGCCTTCCTGATCGCGCAGGGCATCGAGACGCTGAGCCTGCGGGTCGAGCGGCATGTCGCCAATGCCCAGGCGGTCGCGGAGTTCCTGACGCAGCAGCCCGGCGTCGAGAAGGTCTACTACGCGGGCCTTTCCGACTCCCCCTGGCACGCACGCGGCAAACAGCTGGCACCCAAGGGTGTGGGCGCGATCGTGTCCTTCGAACTGGCCGGCGGCGTGGACGCGGGCAAGAAGTTCGTGGACGCGCTGGTCCTGCACAGCCATGTCGCTAACATCGGGGATGTGCGCTCGCTCGTCATCCACCCGGCCTCCACCACGCACGCGCAGCTGACGCCCGCCGAGCAGCTCGCTTCCGGCGTCACGCCTGGTCTCGTGCGTTTGGCCGTGGGTATCGAGGGCATCGACGACATCCTGGCGGATCTGCGCGCCGGACTGACGGCGGCGGCATCTTGA
- a CDS encoding NADP-dependent isocitrate dehydrogenase — MSKIKVEGTVVELDGDEMTRIIWQFIKDKLIIPYLDVNLEYYDLGIEYRDKTDDQVTIDAANAIKKHGVGVKCATITPDEARVEEFDLKKMWRSPNGTIRNILGGTIFRAPIIISNVPRLVPGWTKPIIIGRHAFGDQYRATDFKVHQAGTVTLTFTPEDGSEPIVQEVVKMPEDGGVVMGMYNFQDSIRDFARASLNYGLQQNYPVYMSTKNTILKAYDGMFKDTFQEIYETEFKQEFDAAGLTYEHRLIDDMVASALKWEGGYVWACKNYDGDVQSDTVAQGFGSLGLMTSVLLTPDGRTCEAEAAHGTVTRHYRQHQQGKPTSTNPIASIFAWTRGLAHRGKLDNTPEVIGFAQTLEDVVIKTVESGQMTKDLALLVGGDQGYLTTEEFLGVLDANLAREIR, encoded by the coding sequence ATGTCCAAGATCAAGGTTGAAGGCACCGTCGTCGAACTCGACGGCGACGAGATGACCCGGATTATCTGGCAGTTCATCAAGGACAAGCTGATCATCCCGTATCTCGACGTGAACCTCGAGTACTACGACCTCGGCATCGAATACCGCGACAAGACCGACGACCAGGTCACGATCGACGCCGCCAACGCCATCAAGAAGCACGGCGTGGGCGTGAAGTGCGCGACGATCACCCCGGACGAGGCCCGTGTCGAGGAGTTCGACCTCAAGAAGATGTGGCGGTCGCCGAACGGCACCATCCGCAATATTCTGGGCGGCACCATCTTCCGCGCGCCGATCATCATCTCGAACGTTCCGCGTCTGGTTCCGGGTTGGACCAAGCCGATCATCATCGGCCGGCACGCGTTCGGCGACCAGTACCGCGCCACCGATTTCAAGGTGCATCAGGCCGGTACCGTCACCCTCACCTTCACCCCGGAGGACGGCTCCGAGCCGATCGTCCAGGAAGTGGTGAAGATGCCCGAGGACGGCGGCGTCGTCATGGGTATGTACAACTTCCAGGATTCGATCCGGGACTTCGCGCGCGCCTCGCTGAACTACGGCCTGCAGCAGAACTACCCGGTCTACATGTCCACCAAGAACACCATCCTCAAGGCCTACGATGGCATGTTCAAGGACACGTTCCAGGAGATCTACGAGACCGAGTTCAAGCAGGAGTTCGACGCTGCCGGTCTCACCTACGAGCACCGTCTGATCGACGACATGGTCGCTTCCGCGCTCAAGTGGGAGGGCGGCTACGTCTGGGCGTGCAAGAACTACGACGGCGACGTGCAGTCCGACACCGTGGCGCAGGGCTTCGGCTCGCTGGGTCTGATGACCTCCGTGCTGCTCACCCCGGACGGCCGCACCTGTGAGGCGGAGGCCGCGCACGGCACCGTGACGCGTCACTACCGTCAGCACCAGCAGGGCAAGCCCACCTCCACCAACCCGATCGCCTCGATCTTCGCGTGGACCCGTGGCCTGGCCCACCGCGGCAAGCTGGACAACACCCCCGAGGTCATCGGCTTCGCGCAGACCCTCGAGGACGTCGTCATCAAGACGGTCGAGTCCGGCCAGATGACCAAGGACCTCGCCCTGCTCGTGGGCGGCGACCAGGGCTACCTGACCACCGAGGAGTTCCTCGGCGTGCTGGACGCCAACCTGGCGCGCGAGATCCGCTAG